From Diospyros lotus cultivar Yz01 chromosome 4, ASM1463336v1, whole genome shotgun sequence, a single genomic window includes:
- the LOC127798844 gene encoding IAA-amino acid hydrolase ILR1-like 6, translating to MEFYSPSISMISAAILIIMSYIGSSVVVAKSCSDNNHFSCFGGVTSTRYVLAAANSKNQSVPGLRSTEILPPPQFLDCTSWSKEGEGVLELASRPETVRWIKNLRRRIHENPELAFEEIQTSRLIRHELDKMEVEYRFPVAKTGIRAAIGTGGPPFVALRADMDALPIQEAVEWEHKSRVTGKMHACGHDAHVAMLLGAAKVLKIREDHLKGTVVLLFQPAEEAGNGAKRMIGDRALENVEAIFAVHVSHEHPTGVIGSRPGPLLAGCGFFRAVIRGKQGLAGNPHRSVDPVLAASAAVISLQGIVSREANPLDSQVVSVASFNGGGDLDMVPDSVVLGGTFRAFSNASFYHLLRRIEEVIVEQASVYRCSATVDFFEKEYTIYPPTVNDKQMYEHVAKVAVDLLGPTNFRVVPPMMGAEDFSFYSEVIPAAFFYIGIRNETLGSIHSGHSPHFMIDEEALPIGAAVHAAIAERYLDEHH from the exons ATGGAGTTTTACAGCCCTTCGATCTCAATGATTTCGGCAGCGATTCTCATCATCATGAGTTATATCGGCTCATCAGTGGTTGTGGCCAAATCTTGTTCAGACAACAATCATTTCTCTTGCTTTGGAGGAGTTACCTCCACCCGGTACGTCCTCGCCGCCGCCAACTCCAAGAACCAGTCGGTTCCTGGCCTGAGATCGACGGAGATTCTTCCTCCGCCGCAGTTTTTGGACTGCACAAGTTGGAGCAAGGAAGGGGAAGGTGTCCTGGAGCTGGCCAGCAGGCCGGAGACCGTCCGGTGGATCAAGAACCTGAGGAGAAGAATCCACGAGAATCCAGAGCTTGCTTTCGAGGAAATTCAGACCAGCCGGCTCATTCGCCACGAGCTGGATAAAATGGAAGTAGAGTACAGGTTTCCGGTTGCCAAGACCGGAATCCGCGCCGCCATCGGCACCGGCGGCCCGCCTTTCGTCGCCCTTAGAGCCGATATGGACGCCCTCCCAATCCAG GAAGCAGTTGAATGGGAGCACAAGAGCAGGGTAACAGGAAAAATGCATGCTTGTGGCCATGACGCCCATGTTGCCATGCTTCTCGGTGCTGCCAAGGTTTTGAAGATACGTGAGGACCATTTGAAG GGCACAGTTGTGCTCCTCTTCCAGCCGGCAGAGGAAGCAGGGAATGGTGCAAAGCGGATGATAGGAGACAGGGCACTGGAAAATGTGGAAGCCATATTTGCAGTTCACGTATCCCATGAGCATCCAACTGGTGTCATTGGATCGAGGCCTGGCCCTTTGCTGGCAGGCTGTGGCTTCTTCAGAGCTGTGATCAGAGGGAAACAAGGCCTAGCAGGAAATCCACACCGCTCTGTCGACCCTGTTTTAGCTGCCTCAGCTGCTGTGATCAGCTTACAGGGGATCGTTTCTCGGGAGGCTAACCCTTTGGATTCTCAG GTGGTATCAGTGGCTTCTTTCAATGGAGGTGGTGATCTCGACATGGTACCAGATAGCGTTGTGCTGGGCGGCACCTTTAGGGCGTTCTCCAATGCAAGCTTCTACCATCTCCTAAGAAGAATAGAGGAG GTAATTGTAGAACAGGCCAGTGTTTACCGGTGCTCAGCTACAGTTGACTTCTTTGAGAAAGAGTATACGATTTACCCTCCCACCGTGAACGATAAGCAAATGTACGAGCACGTAGCGAAGGTGGCGGTTGACCTGCTCGGCCCAACGAATTTCAGGGTGGTGCCGCCTATGATGGGTGCTGAGGACTTCTCCTTCTACTCAGAGGTCATCCCTGCGGCCTTCTTCTACATTGGCATAAGGAATGAAACATTGGGCTCTATACACTCGGGTCACTCGCCTCACTTCATGATCGACGAAGAAGCTCTGCCTATCGGTGCTGCAGTTCACGCGGCCATTGCTGAGAGGTATCTCGATGAACACCATTGA